One part of the Microvirga sp. TS319 genome encodes these proteins:
- a CDS encoding lysine/arginine/ornithine ABC transporter substrate-binding protein yields the protein MSTLKVLSAVLGLTVAASGASAQEKTVKIATEGAYAPWNFTGPGGKLEGFEIDLANDLCARMKVKCEIVAQDWDGIIPALQAKKYDAIMAGMSITPKRQEVMSFSRPYALPINTFAVGASGDIAKLPGDGKRIDLTADEAAGKAAIAAMAPALKGKTLGVQGSTTASAFADQYLKGLVEIREYKTTEQHDLDLAAGRIDAVLANMTVLTATIAKPEMKDVKLAGPTLLGGPFGPGIGVGLRKDGTDLKKMFDEAIAAASADGTIKALSMKWFKVDIAP from the coding sequence ATGAGCACGTTGAAAGTTCTAAGCGCCGTTCTCGGCCTGACCGTTGCAGCGAGTGGGGCCTCGGCGCAGGAGAAGACCGTCAAGATCGCCACCGAAGGCGCCTACGCGCCGTGGAACTTCACCGGCCCGGGTGGCAAGCTGGAAGGCTTCGAGATCGACCTCGCCAACGACCTGTGCGCACGCATGAAGGTGAAGTGCGAGATCGTGGCGCAGGACTGGGACGGCATCATCCCGGCGCTCCAGGCCAAGAAGTACGACGCCATCATGGCCGGCATGAGCATCACGCCAAAGCGGCAGGAGGTGATGAGCTTTTCCCGTCCTTACGCCCTTCCGATCAATACCTTCGCCGTCGGGGCTTCCGGAGATATTGCCAAGCTGCCGGGCGACGGCAAGCGAATCGACCTGACCGCGGATGAGGCCGCGGGCAAGGCTGCAATCGCCGCGATGGCGCCGGCGCTGAAAGGCAAAACCCTCGGAGTTCAGGGCTCCACGACAGCCTCTGCTTTCGCCGATCAGTACCTCAAGGGCTTGGTCGAGATCCGCGAATACAAAACGACCGAGCAGCACGATCTCGATCTCGCTGCCGGCCGCATCGATGCCGTCCTGGCGAACATGACAGTTCTGACCGCGACGATCGCGAAGCCGGAAATGAAAGATGTCAAGCTCGCCGGTCCCACGCTCCTCGGCGGCCCCTTCGGGCCCGGCATCGGTGTCGGCCTTCGCAAGGATGGCACGGACCTGAAGAAGATGTTTGACGAAGCGATTGCCGCTGCCTCTGCTGATGGAACGATCAAAGCGCTCAGCATGAAGTGGTTCAAGGTCGACATCGCGCCCTAA
- a CDS encoding NAD(P)/FAD-dependent oxidoreductase, with protein sequence MTHHRPDREPDIAVVGGGIMGACVAWGLARRGLSVCVLDEGDIALRASRANFALVWVQGKGLGFPAYGAWTKSAAEAWPRLASELMSDTGVDVGLDQPGGFTLCLSDRELQVNADAMVRLHNQRDTVTYPYEVLDHSQTRARLPDIGPDVSGSIYCPLDGHVNSLRLFRALHVALKARGVDYRADHAVTAIEPRAGGFALKGVWGEVSAAKVVLAAGLGNARLAPMVGLEAPLKPSRGQIIVTEKAAPFLRYPVVTVRQTDEGGVMIGDSEEADGSSLRIDHSISSVMADRAIRMFPLLGDLNVVRTWSAFRVMTLDGCPVYEQSETCPGAFMAMAHSGVTLAPQHAFSLADYVADGVIPEETAVFSTRRFRVPASV encoded by the coding sequence ATGACGCATCATCGACCAGACCGAGAGCCCGATATCGCCGTCGTCGGCGGAGGTATCATGGGAGCCTGCGTGGCGTGGGGGCTGGCACGGCGGGGACTGAGCGTCTGCGTGCTGGACGAAGGCGACATTGCCCTGCGAGCCTCCCGGGCGAACTTCGCTCTTGTCTGGGTGCAAGGGAAGGGCCTCGGGTTTCCCGCCTACGGCGCCTGGACGAAATCCGCGGCCGAGGCTTGGCCCCGCTTGGCCTCGGAACTCATGTCCGATACGGGCGTCGATGTCGGGCTCGATCAGCCGGGCGGGTTCACGCTCTGCCTGTCGGACCGCGAATTGCAGGTGAATGCCGACGCGATGGTGCGCCTGCACAACCAGCGCGATACCGTCACATATCCCTATGAAGTCCTGGATCATTCACAGACGAGGGCGCGGCTGCCTGACATCGGTCCCGATGTCAGCGGATCGATCTATTGTCCCCTCGACGGGCATGTGAATTCGCTGCGCCTATTCCGGGCCCTGCACGTTGCGTTGAAGGCGCGCGGCGTTGACTACCGGGCGGACCATGCAGTCACCGCTATCGAGCCGCGTGCCGGTGGCTTCGCCCTGAAGGGAGTTTGGGGCGAGGTGAGCGCTGCAAAAGTTGTCCTCGCAGCTGGGTTGGGCAACGCCCGGCTGGCGCCGATGGTTGGCCTCGAGGCGCCCCTGAAGCCGAGCCGGGGACAGATTATCGTTACCGAGAAAGCCGCCCCTTTCCTGCGTTATCCCGTCGTCACGGTTCGCCAGACCGACGAAGGGGGTGTCATGATCGGCGACAGTGAGGAGGCAGATGGCTCAAGCCTTAGAATTGATCACTCCATCTCCTCCGTCATGGCCGACAGGGCCATCCGGATGTTTCCCCTGCTCGGTGACCTGAATGTCGTCAGGACCTGGTCGGCCTTCCGTGTCATGACGCTGGACGGCTGCCCTGTATACGAGCAATCGGAAACCTGCCCCGGTGCCTTCATGGCGATGGCCCATTCAGGCGTGACTTTGGCACCCCAGCATGCCTTCTCGCTTGCGGATTACGTCGCCGATGGGGTGATCCCCGAGGAAACCGCTGTCTTCTCGACCAGGAGGTTCCGTGTTCCAGCGTCTGTCTGA
- a CDS encoding (2Fe-2S)-binding protein has product MFQRLSDRASGEVIFTFDGRPITASVGDSVAAALLAAGIRVCRTTPVSGTPRGPYCLMGVCFECLVRIDGMDNRQGCLVTVQEGMRVETQRGARTLTMEPTQ; this is encoded by the coding sequence GTGTTCCAGCGTCTGTCTGATCGCGCTTCGGGTGAAGTCATCTTTACCTTCGACGGGCGTCCGATCACGGCGTCTGTCGGCGACAGCGTCGCCGCGGCGCTGCTTGCCGCAGGCATCCGCGTCTGCCGCACGACCCCGGTCTCCGGGACTCCGCGGGGGCCCTACTGCCTCATGGGTGTGTGTTTCGAATGCCTGGTGAGGATCGATGGCATGGACAACCGCCAGGGGTGCCTCGTGACAGTGCAGGAAGGCATGCGGGTGGAGACCCAACGCGGCGCACGCACTCTGACAATGGAGCCGACCCAATGA
- a CDS encoding FAD-dependent oxidoreductase produces the protein MTEGAVRRGCGVADLADDYDVIVVGAGPAGLSAATTLAGLKARTLLVDENQAPGGQIYRAITVARSADRRRLGEDYWRGRGIAENFLRSEAEYAPATTAWSIQSVQDDTGRTIGQDVGLSSSGMARLIRAKQVVLATGALERPFPIPGWTLPGVMTAGSAQIALKTSGLIPSGKVVIAGTGPLLYLLAAQLIEAGAMVSAVLDTTPRENWLRAFRHAPGFLISPYLAKGLKLLGKVQRRTRVIRWVSALSAKGEGGLREVVWTAGGREHRMPADLLLLHQGVVPNVNFSNAAGCAHHWDEAQLTFRPQVDEWFASSVVGLSLAGDGAGIGGAEAAEIQGRIAGLGCASHLGLVAPVERDRLAAPLRRSLAQATRGRRFLDALYRPAEAFRVPQGPDTIVCRCEEISAGQIRASVSAGAVGPNQMKVFLRCGMGPCQGRLCGLTVTELIANERSKHPSEIGYYRLRFPVKPLKLRELAALPQTDTAKVAVLADLADTHHSTYVTERKSQ, from the coding sequence ATGACGGAAGGTGCGGTCCGTAGAGGATGCGGGGTTGCGGACCTCGCGGATGATTACGACGTCATCGTCGTCGGTGCGGGACCTGCGGGCCTGTCAGCGGCAACGACACTTGCGGGATTGAAGGCACGGACACTCCTCGTCGACGAAAATCAGGCGCCGGGTGGCCAGATCTATCGCGCCATCACCGTGGCGCGGTCGGCAGATCGCCGGAGGCTGGGTGAGGATTATTGGCGCGGGCGCGGCATCGCCGAGAATTTTCTCCGCTCGGAGGCGGAGTATGCGCCGGCGACAACCGCCTGGAGCATCCAATCCGTACAGGACGATACGGGACGGACGATCGGCCAGGACGTCGGTCTCTCGTCGAGCGGTATGGCGCGTCTCATCCGTGCAAAGCAGGTGGTGCTCGCAACGGGAGCCCTGGAGCGCCCCTTCCCGATTCCGGGCTGGACACTTCCGGGCGTCATGACCGCGGGGTCCGCCCAGATCGCCCTGAAGACCTCTGGCCTCATCCCAAGCGGAAAGGTCGTGATCGCAGGAACGGGTCCGCTGCTCTATCTCCTTGCGGCGCAGTTGATTGAAGCGGGCGCAATGGTGTCGGCCGTCCTCGACACGACGCCGAGGGAGAACTGGCTTCGAGCCTTTCGGCATGCCCCGGGCTTTCTGATCTCGCCCTATCTCGCCAAGGGGCTGAAGCTGCTCGGAAAGGTACAGCGACGCACCCGGGTGATCCGATGGGTTTCCGCATTGTCAGCGAAAGGCGAGGGGGGACTGAGGGAAGTCGTCTGGACGGCTGGCGGCCGCGAGCACCGCATGCCTGCGGATCTCCTTCTGCTCCACCAGGGCGTGGTCCCCAACGTCAATTTCTCAAATGCCGCGGGTTGCGCTCACCATTGGGACGAGGCCCAGCTCACATTCCGGCCGCAGGTCGACGAATGGTTTGCAAGCTCGGTTGTCGGTCTCTCCCTTGCGGGCGACGGGGCTGGTATCGGGGGCGCCGAGGCGGCGGAGATCCAGGGACGTATCGCAGGACTGGGCTGCGCCTCCCATCTCGGTCTCGTCGCACCGGTGGAGCGTGATCGGCTTGCTGCGCCTCTCCGGAGATCCCTCGCACAGGCCACGCGGGGCAGGCGATTTCTCGATGCGTTGTACCGGCCCGCCGAAGCGTTCCGGGTACCGCAAGGCCCTGACACGATCGTGTGCCGCTGCGAGGAGATCTCAGCCGGACAGATCCGAGCATCGGTGAGTGCCGGCGCAGTCGGGCCGAATCAGATGAAGGTGTTTCTCCGGTGCGGCATGGGCCCATGCCAAGGCAGGCTCTGCGGGCTGACCGTAACCGAACTGATCGCGAACGAGCGTAGCAAGCATCCGTCGGAGATCGGGTATTACCGGCTGCGCTTTCCAGTCAAGCCATTGAAGCTGCGCGAGCTCGCCGCCTTGCCGCAGACAGACACTGCGAAGGTTGCCGTCTTGGCCGACCTCGCCGATACGCACCATTCCACTTACGTAACCGAAAGGAAGTCTCAGTGA
- a CDS encoding RidA family protein, producing MTERHIQTPIMHRVVVHNDLVFVGGTVADDLSVGLEGQTEQILAKFDQYLGAAGTDKSRLLSATIFLTDLNRKPEMDAAWKRWLDPKDFPARATVGVADLGDDTLVEIMITATR from the coding sequence GTGACGGAACGCCATATTCAAACGCCGATCATGCATCGTGTTGTCGTGCACAACGACCTGGTCTTTGTCGGCGGAACGGTCGCGGACGATCTCTCCGTTGGATTGGAGGGGCAGACCGAGCAGATTCTAGCTAAATTCGACCAATACTTGGGCGCCGCCGGCACCGACAAATCCCGCTTGTTGTCCGCGACGATCTTCCTGACAGATCTCAACCGTAAGCCGGAGATGGACGCAGCCTGGAAGCGCTGGCTGGATCCCAAGGACTTTCCGGCCCGCGCGACCGTCGGTGTTGCGGATCTTGGCGACGACACCCTTGTCGAGATCATGATTACGGCAACACGCTGA
- a CDS encoding thiamine pyrophosphate-dependent enzyme, translating to MAMTAGDILVETLIDWDVDMVFGLPGDGINGIIESLRKAEDRIRFVQVRHEEAAAFMACAHAKWTGRLGVCIATSGPGGIHLLNGLYDAKLDGQPVLAITGLQFHDLLHTYTQQDVELDKLFMDVCVYNSRIMGAAHVQNVAELACRTALAYRGVAHVTMPVDLQDQTVKEDMRSKRNRPDHVSSLMAESAHMPSEDQLAHAASILNEGRKIVVMAGRGALGARGEVEAVAERLGAPVVKPLLGKGVLPDEHPYTTGGTGLLGTRPSQEALENCDTLLIVGSSFPYIEYYPKPGEAKCVQVELDPKRVGLRCPVDAALVGDSARVLRALLPKLDHHQDRSFLEKAQAGVAKWRDLMHERGTRTDTPMKPQVVAHELNKLLSDDAIITTDSGTITSWAARHIDMRGNMMFSCSGNLATMACGLPYANAAALAYPGRQVVAFVGDGGITMLLGELATAVKYDLDVKIIVIKNNTLGQIKWEQMVFLGNPEYACELQPIDFATVAQGFGCTGFTIEDPATCADILRQALAAPGPVVIQAVVDPNEPPMPPKVDLKQTAHLAEALARGTPNATSIALTIASDKVREII from the coding sequence ATGGCGATGACTGCGGGTGATATCCTTGTCGAAACACTGATCGACTGGGACGTCGACATGGTATTCGGTCTCCCAGGCGATGGTATCAACGGCATCATCGAGTCACTCCGCAAGGCCGAGGATCGGATCCGGTTCGTTCAGGTGCGGCATGAGGAGGCCGCCGCCTTCATGGCGTGCGCACACGCCAAATGGACGGGGCGGCTCGGCGTCTGCATCGCCACCTCCGGGCCCGGGGGAATCCATCTCCTCAATGGGTTGTACGATGCAAAGCTCGACGGTCAGCCGGTGCTCGCCATCACGGGACTCCAGTTTCACGATCTCCTGCATACCTACACGCAGCAGGACGTCGAGCTCGACAAGCTCTTCATGGATGTCTGCGTCTACAATTCACGGATCATGGGCGCGGCCCACGTGCAGAACGTCGCGGAGCTCGCCTGCCGCACGGCACTGGCGTATCGGGGCGTCGCTCATGTCACGATGCCGGTGGACCTGCAGGATCAGACCGTCAAGGAAGATATGCGCTCGAAGCGGAACCGTCCGGACCACGTCTCCTCCCTGATGGCCGAGAGCGCCCACATGCCGAGCGAGGACCAACTCGCCCATGCCGCCTCGATCCTGAACGAGGGGCGGAAGATCGTTGTTATGGCGGGACGGGGAGCCCTTGGAGCGAGAGGTGAGGTGGAAGCAGTCGCCGAGCGGCTCGGCGCCCCTGTCGTGAAGCCGCTTCTCGGAAAAGGCGTCTTGCCGGATGAGCATCCCTATACGACAGGCGGAACCGGCCTCCTGGGAACACGGCCCTCGCAGGAGGCCCTTGAGAATTGCGACACGCTTTTGATCGTCGGCTCCAGCTTCCCGTATATCGAGTATTACCCGAAGCCGGGTGAAGCCAAGTGCGTCCAGGTCGAGCTCGACCCGAAGCGTGTTGGCCTGCGCTGTCCCGTCGACGCGGCCCTCGTGGGCGATTCCGCACGAGTTCTGCGGGCGCTATTGCCCAAACTCGACCATCACCAAGACCGCTCGTTTCTGGAAAAGGCGCAGGCGGGTGTCGCCAAATGGCGCGACCTCATGCATGAGCGCGGAACCCGGACCGACACGCCCATGAAGCCGCAGGTCGTCGCCCACGAGCTCAACAAGCTCCTGTCCGACGACGCGATCATCACCACGGATTCCGGAACCATCACGAGCTGGGCCGCGCGTCACATCGACATGCGCGGCAATATGATGTTTTCGTGCTCCGGAAACCTCGCCACCATGGCATGCGGCCTGCCCTATGCGAATGCCGCAGCCCTTGCCTATCCTGGCCGACAGGTCGTCGCCTTTGTGGGCGATGGCGGGATCACGATGCTGCTCGGGGAGCTTGCAACCGCCGTCAAGTACGATCTCGACGTGAAGATCATTGTGATCAAGAACAATACGCTCGGCCAGATCAAATGGGAGCAAATGGTCTTCCTGGGCAATCCGGAATATGCGTGTGAGCTTCAGCCGATCGACTTCGCCACGGTTGCGCAGGGTTTCGGCTGCACGGGCTTCACCATCGAGGATCCTGCGACCTGCGCCGACATCCTGCGCCAGGCGCTCGCCGCACCTGGACCCGTCGTGATCCAGGCGGTCGTCGATCCGAACGAGCCTCCCATGCCGCCCAAGGTCGATCTCAAGCAGACGGCTCACCTCGCCGAGGCGCTTGCGCGCGGCACACCGAACGCCACATCCATCGCGCTCACGATTGCGTCGGACAAGGTGCGGGAGATTATCTGA
- a CDS encoding L-lactate dehydrogenase yields the protein MALAHPILDSKEIAAAKASKTEGVPGWDAIANIEDLRELARNRVPKTFFEYVEAGSYDEITLGANRSALDALELRQQVMVDVSSRVQATTIVGQPVSLPVALAPAGLTGAVYPNGEIHAAQAAEAFGVPFCLSTMSVCSIEDVAAAVAKPFWFQLYLMKDRGFSQSLIERAHAARCPVLVLTMDLHVEGQRTADVHNGLGIPPRLTLTNILDIAKHPRWAFGMVRSKEYTFGNLKDAIRNSGNLGILSEWVKQQFDPSFDRSDLEWVRKLWPGKLIVKGILDPQDAEIAVAAGADAVLVSNHGGRQLDGAPSTVEAFPPIRDAVGDRTELLFDSGIRSGLDVLKALALGARACFIGRAYLYGLGARGKVGVCKALSLISEELDTGMALTGVTDVKAVSRDVLVHPDE from the coding sequence ATGGCACTCGCCCATCCCATCCTCGATTCGAAAGAGATCGCCGCGGCAAAAGCATCCAAGACCGAGGGCGTCCCGGGATGGGATGCAATCGCCAATATCGAGGATCTGCGCGAGCTCGCCAGGAACCGGGTTCCGAAGACCTTCTTCGAGTATGTCGAAGCCGGCTCCTACGACGAGATCACCCTGGGGGCGAACAGGTCCGCGCTCGATGCGTTGGAACTGCGTCAGCAGGTGATGGTGGACGTCTCCTCTCGCGTCCAGGCAACGACCATCGTCGGCCAGCCGGTCTCTCTCCCGGTCGCCCTTGCACCGGCGGGTCTGACGGGAGCCGTGTATCCGAACGGTGAGATCCATGCAGCACAGGCGGCAGAGGCGTTCGGCGTTCCCTTCTGCCTGAGCACGATGTCCGTCTGCTCGATCGAGGACGTGGCGGCTGCCGTCGCGAAGCCCTTCTGGTTCCAGCTCTATCTGATGAAGGATCGCGGGTTCAGCCAGTCGCTCATCGAACGGGCCCATGCGGCGCGATGCCCGGTGCTGGTGCTGACCATGGATCTGCATGTGGAGGGGCAGCGCACGGCCGATGTACATAACGGCCTCGGCATCCCGCCAAGGCTGACGCTCACCAATATCCTCGATATTGCCAAGCATCCGCGCTGGGCCTTCGGAATGGTGCGGAGCAAGGAATACACTTTCGGAAATCTGAAGGATGCGATCAGGAACTCGGGCAATCTCGGTATTCTGTCGGAATGGGTCAAGCAGCAGTTCGATCCATCTTTTGATCGGAGCGACCTCGAGTGGGTGCGCAAGCTCTGGCCGGGCAAGCTGATCGTGAAGGGCATCCTCGATCCGCAGGATGCCGAGATCGCGGTCGCCGCAGGCGCGGATGCGGTCCTCGTGTCGAACCATGGCGGGCGCCAACTCGATGGTGCTCCCTCGACCGTGGAGGCATTCCCCCCCATACGCGATGCCGTGGGAGACCGGACCGAGCTTCTCTTCGATAGCGGGATCCGCTCGGGGCTCGACGTTCTGAAGGCCCTCGCCCTGGGCGCACGGGCGTGCTTCATCGGCAGGGCCTATCTCTATGGATTGGGTGCCCGAGGCAAAGTAGGCGTTTGCAAGGCCCTTTCGTTGATATCGGAAGAACTCGACACTGGAATGGCGCTCACGGGCGTAACGGATGTGAAGGCGGTTTCACGCGATGTCCTCGTGCATCCTGACGAGTGA
- a CDS encoding FAD-binding and (Fe-S)-binding domain-containing protein — MANVALTEAEQLSSDNRRRHPDRRIERAPDGRIRTAYTEVPDLDAKALLRELEAALEGEVRFDDGSRALYATDSSNYRQVPIGVVIPKTRGDVVKAIEICRQHHAPVLPRGGGTSLAGECCNTAVVIDFSKYLNRVLDIDPVRRLARVEPGCILDDLRDEAAKHGLTFGPDPATHDHNTLGGMIGNDSGGVHAVMNGITVHNVQALEVLTYEGLELSVGPTDDGTFRSILRSGGRRAEIYRRLDELRNRYGDRIRSKFPDIPRRVSGYENLDQLLPEKGMNVARALVGTEGTCVTVLEATLNLIHNPHERVIVIVGFPDIYQAADAVPRVLKHHPIGLEGFDETLVDRYRTKGLHTDDLKILPKGQGWLLVEFGGDSEDDAAAKAQRFVDEFKSIDGVDPKLIRDKAQQKRIWNVRDDSLGAESYVPNHPDTWPGWEDSAVAPDQLGAYLRELKALFRKYGYDPVIYGHFGGGVVHCAIAFDLYDEPGIEQWRRFLDEAAELVVRHDGSLSGEHGDGQARGALLEKMYGPELVQAFREFKAIWDPHWHMNPGKVVDPYPIISDLRVGPSYHPRELKTHFSFPNEGGFERAVQRCVGVGKCRRHDSHEEVMCPSYLVTHEEKYTTRGRARLLFEMLHGGPLKNGWRSKAVEDALGLCLACKGCKSDCPVGVDMASYKAEFRAHHYAWRLRPRHAYAMGRIHWLAREASRMPWLANTMMRAPLLSSLAKAVGGIAQQRSIPPLAHEPFTDWFRRRRAPRSTGQRVLLWPDTFNNYFRPGTAIAATKTLEALGFQVVIPDRPLCCGRPLYDWGWLGAAERLWRQTMTTLFEEIRAGTPLIGLEPACLAAFKDELLNLFPEDDLAQRLSRQSIFFSDFVNEHADGIALPKDGSDRALVQIHCHHHAVIKAEGERQLLDRVGLTYDVVPSGCCGMAGAFGFSAETYDVAMEIGERVLLPTVRAADRGTLILADGYSCREQIEQGTGRETLHVAELLAHRMGL, encoded by the coding sequence ATGGCCAACGTGGCCCTGACCGAGGCCGAGCAGCTGTCGTCGGATAATCGCCGGAGGCATCCTGACCGGCGCATCGAGCGGGCGCCGGACGGACGCATCAGAACCGCCTATACGGAAGTTCCGGACCTGGACGCGAAAGCGCTGCTTCGAGAGCTCGAGGCCGCACTCGAGGGTGAAGTCCGCTTCGACGATGGCAGCCGGGCACTTTATGCAACGGATTCCTCGAATTATCGCCAGGTGCCCATCGGAGTCGTCATTCCGAAAACGCGCGGCGACGTCGTCAAGGCCATCGAGATCTGCCGGCAGCATCACGCTCCTGTTCTGCCACGTGGGGGCGGAACGAGCCTTGCGGGCGAGTGCTGCAACACCGCCGTCGTCATCGATTTCTCGAAATACCTGAACAGGGTGCTCGACATCGATCCCGTACGCCGACTGGCTCGTGTCGAGCCGGGCTGTATCCTGGACGATCTGCGGGATGAGGCCGCAAAGCATGGCCTTACCTTTGGGCCGGACCCGGCCACGCACGATCACAACACTCTTGGCGGCATGATCGGCAACGATTCCGGCGGCGTTCATGCAGTCATGAACGGGATCACGGTGCATAACGTGCAGGCGCTGGAGGTTCTGACCTATGAGGGGCTGGAACTGAGTGTCGGACCGACGGATGACGGGACATTCCGCTCGATCCTGCGCTCAGGGGGGCGCCGTGCCGAGATCTATCGTCGACTCGATGAACTGCGTAACCGCTACGGCGATCGCATCCGATCGAAGTTTCCGGATATCCCGCGCCGGGTATCCGGTTATGAGAACCTCGATCAGCTTCTTCCTGAAAAGGGCATGAATGTTGCCCGCGCGCTCGTCGGTACCGAAGGCACGTGCGTGACTGTCCTAGAAGCGACCCTCAACCTCATTCACAATCCTCATGAACGGGTCATCGTAATCGTCGGCTTCCCGGACATCTACCAGGCGGCGGATGCCGTGCCTCGCGTTCTCAAGCACCATCCGATTGGCCTCGAGGGCTTCGACGAAACCCTTGTCGACCGGTACAGGACAAAGGGGCTGCACACCGACGACCTGAAGATCTTGCCGAAAGGCCAGGGATGGCTCCTGGTCGAATTCGGGGGCGACAGCGAGGATGACGCCGCCGCGAAAGCCCAGAGGTTCGTGGATGAGTTCAAGAGCATCGATGGGGTCGATCCGAAGCTCATCCGCGACAAGGCCCAGCAGAAGCGGATCTGGAACGTGCGCGATGATTCCCTCGGGGCGGAATCCTACGTGCCTAATCATCCCGACACATGGCCGGGATGGGAGGACAGCGCGGTCGCTCCCGATCAACTCGGGGCTTATCTCCGGGAGTTGAAGGCTCTCTTCCGCAAATACGGTTACGATCCCGTCATTTACGGCCATTTCGGCGGCGGCGTCGTCCATTGCGCCATCGCGTTCGATCTCTACGACGAGCCGGGAATCGAACAATGGCGCCGGTTCCTCGACGAGGCGGCGGAGCTCGTCGTGCGCCATGACGGATCGCTGTCGGGGGAGCATGGGGACGGTCAGGCGCGAGGAGCCCTTCTTGAAAAGATGTACGGGCCGGAACTGGTCCAGGCGTTCCGCGAGTTCAAGGCAATCTGGGATCCCCATTGGCACATGAATCCCGGTAAGGTCGTCGATCCCTATCCGATCATCTCGGATCTCCGGGTCGGACCGAGCTATCATCCCCGCGAGCTCAAGACCCATTTCAGCTTCCCGAACGAAGGAGGCTTCGAGCGCGCCGTTCAGCGCTGCGTCGGTGTGGGAAAGTGCCGCCGGCATGACAGCCATGAGGAGGTCATGTGCCCGAGCTACCTCGTAACGCACGAGGAGAAATACACGACACGCGGCCGTGCCCGGCTGCTCTTCGAGATGCTGCACGGCGGCCCGCTCAAGAACGGATGGCGAAGCAAGGCCGTCGAAGATGCGCTGGGCCTGTGTCTGGCCTGCAAGGGTTGCAAGAGCGACTGTCCGGTCGGCGTCGACATGGCGAGCTACAAGGCCGAGTTCCGCGCCCATCACTATGCCTGGCGACTGCGGCCACGGCACGCCTATGCCATGGGACGCATCCATTGGCTCGCGCGCGAGGCATCGCGCATGCCCTGGCTCGCCAACACGATGATGCGGGCTCCGCTTCTGAGCAGCCTCGCCAAGGCGGTCGGCGGGATCGCGCAGCAGCGCTCCATCCCGCCCCTTGCCCACGAGCCCTTCACCGATTGGTTCCGTCGGCGCCGCGCGCCACGGAGCACGGGGCAGCGCGTCCTCCTGTGGCCTGACACCTTCAACAATTACTTCCGGCCAGGAACGGCCATCGCGGCGACGAAAACTCTCGAAGCACTCGGTTTTCAGGTCGTCATTCCGGATCGGCCTCTGTGCTGCGGCCGCCCGCTATACGATTGGGGTTGGCTCGGAGCAGCCGAGCGACTATGGCGACAGACCATGACGACGTTGTTCGAGGAGATCCGGGCCGGCACACCCCTCATCGGCCTCGAGCCTGCCTGCCTGGCGGCCTTCAAGGACGAGCTTCTCAATCTTTTCCCCGAGGATGACTTGGCCCAGCGACTCTCCAGGCAAAGCATCTTCTTCAGCGATTTCGTCAACGAGCATGCCGACGGCATCGCACTGCCGAAAGACGGATCGGACAGAGCGCTGGTGCAGATCCACTGTCATCACCACGCAGTGATCAAGGCCGAGGGTGAGCGCCAACTGCTCGACCGGGTCGGTCTGACCTACGACGTCGTGCCATCGGGATGCTGCGGCATGGCGGGTGCCTTCGGCTTCAGCGCCGAAACCTACGACGTCGCGATGGAGATAGGTGAGCGGGTGCTGCTGCCGACCGTGCGGGCGGCCGATCGAGGAACACTTATCCTGGCTGACGGCTACAGCTGCCGGGAACAGATCGAGCAGGGCACGGGACGGGAAACGCTTCATGTGGCGGAGCTCCTGGCCCACCGCATGGGTCTGTGA
- a CDS encoding sensory rhodopsin transducer, which translates to MRPVGKTIWAIAEGEIASYSTSQDRTFVSHVTACILNAGPSDARGRITVFFSDRNPVGPYCVRVPAGRTLHLRFNDLQDPDPIPRDTDYASLFESDVPDRHSAYLARLEKG; encoded by the coding sequence ATGCGGCCGGTGGGAAAAACGATCTGGGCCATCGCGGAGGGCGAAATTGCGTCATACAGCACGAGCCAGGATCGGACTTTCGTGTCCCACGTAACGGCCTGCATCCTCAATGCCGGGCCGTCCGATGCAAGGGGCAGGATCACGGTGTTTTTCTCGGACAGAAATCCGGTTGGGCCGTACTGCGTGAGGGTGCCGGCTGGGCGCACGCTGCACCTGCGATTCAATGACCTTCAGGATCCCGACCCTATTCCTCGTGATACGGACTACGCGTCGCTATTCGAATCCGATGTGCCCGATCGTCATTCGGCATACCTGGCTCGACTCGAGAAAGGCTGA